DNA from Azospirillum sp. TSH100:
CCGAAGCGCGCGGAGAGGTCGGGCAGCGCGGTGCCGAACATCAGTTCGTCGCCCAGCCCCTGCTCGCGCCAGACCAGCAGGCGCCGGCCGGGCCTGCCGTCCCAGACCGGAAGGGCGAAGCTGCGCCCGGCCGACACCCGGCGCGAGGCGAAACGGGCCTCATACTCGTTCCAACCCTCCGCCAGCCGACCGCGGCCGAGCAGCCGGAGAGCGAGATTCCAGCGGGCCAGCGCGAAGCCGGGGGCGTGGATCAGCGCCTTGGCGTAGAGCGACTCAGCCTCCTCGCCGCGGCCCTGTGCCTCGCGCAGCAGGGCGAGGTTCACCATCGTCTCGGCATCGCCGGGGTCGAGCCGCAGGGCTTCAAGATGCGTGGCCTCGGCCTCGGCGGCGCGGCCGGTCTCCTTCAGCACGACGCCGAGGTTGGTCATGGCGGTGGCATGGCCGGGGTCGAGCCGCAGGGCATGCCGCAGAGCCGCTTCCGCCTCCGCATAGTCGTCCTGCGCCCGCAAAAGCGTGCCGAGATTGGCCCAGGCCTCGGCATAGCCGCCGTCGAGATCCAGTGCGCGGCGGTAATGGATGGCGGCCTCCGCCAGCCGGTCCTGCTCCTGGAGCGCGCTGCCCAGGCTGTTGTGCGCCTCCGCATAGGCTTCGCGCAGGGCGAGCGCCCGGCGGTATTCCGCCTCGGCCTCCGCCAGCCGGCCCAGGGCGTGGAGGGCAAGGCCGAGGTTGGCGTGCTGTTCCGCCATGCCCGGTCGCCGGGCGATGGCCTGCCCGATCAGGCGGACGGCCTCGGCATCCAGGCCGCGCTGGTGATGCAGAACCCCCAGCAGGTGCAGGGCGTCGGCATTCGCTCCGTCGGCCGCCAGCATGGCGCGGTAGGCGCGCTCCGCCCCCTCCAGATCGCCGGCGCGGTGGTGGGCCAGCGCCTCGCGCAGCAGGACGGCCAATCGGGCGGCCAGTTGGGCAGATGCGGCGGAGGGCGGCATGGGACGGTGGCCGGATCGGAGGAGACGCACCGTCTCGATAGCATGAGTTCGCCAGATTGCGCCCCGGCAAAATCTCACAAGCAATTAAGAGGACTGGTATGGCGCTCTTCAATCTGTATACTTTTGCTCAATTCGGCTTCTTTGACCGATCTCCATCCAAAAGGCGTATATCTTGGGTAAGACCGCAATCATCGTTGACGACAGCAAGCTTTCGCGCATGCATGTGCGGGCAATGGTCTTGCGCAGCAAGCCGGACTGGACGGTGGTCGAGGCTGCGAACGGCGACGAACTCTTCAGGACGTTGCAGGACACGCCGGTCGATGTTGCGATCATCGATTACAACATGCCCGGCGACAATGGCGTGGACACCGCCGCCAAGCTGCGCGGCAGCCATCCGAACGTCCACATCGCCATCATCACCGCCAATGCCCAGGACGCGGTGGTGTCTGGCATCCGCGCGGTCGGTGCCGCCTTCATGCCCAAGCCGCTGGAGGAGGAGCAGGTCGTCCGCTTCCTGAACTCCACCGCCCTGCCGCCGCGCCGCGCCACCCAGGC
Protein-coding regions in this window:
- a CDS encoding response regulator transcription factor, encoding MGKTAIIVDDSKLSRMHVRAMVLRSKPDWTVVEAANGDELFRTLQDTPVDVAIIDYNMPGDNGVDTAAKLRGSHPNVHIAIITANAQDAVVSGIRAVGAAFMPKPLEEEQVVRFLNSTALPPRRATQAAPE